A window of Castanea sativa cultivar Marrone di Chiusa Pesio chromosome 1, ASM4071231v1 contains these coding sequences:
- the LOC142615249 gene encoding formin-like protein 13 isoform X3, giving the protein MALLRKLFFRKPPDGLLEICERVYVFDCCFTTDAWSEDSYKEYIGGVAGQLRDHLPDSQFLVFHFREGQANTEITDILSEYGMTIMDYPRHFEGCPVLTIEVIHHFLKSSESWLALGNVLLMHCERGGWPVLAFMLAALLIYRKLHSGEQKTLDMVYKQAPRELLQLMSPLNPIPSQLRYLQYVSRRNVALEWPPLDRALTLDCIILRLIPNFGGQGGCRPIFRVYGQDPFLVADKTPKALYAPKGSKTVRAYKQAECELVKIDINCHIQGDVVVECVCLNDDMEREEMMFRVTFNTAFIRSNILIVNRDEIDILWNAKDQFPKDFRAEILFSEMDAAASIVLGDVSCFEEEGLPMEAFAKVREIFNYVDWLDPKADAALNVLQQELSPRKHWQKKKPTFFENKDNSSLSSSLDIQSLKVAEPHDIQIALQLPSQSDIMFQGMPQSSKSTTVSRKSVQGTPVTPTFGIEYQSHDCALSEGAKVTQPAPVPPTVSEPPLAVSHAPESVDTNSVTIAPKTPPPAPPPPPLLTDCSTKTLPSLSPPPPLPPHQLSEATHSLLTNDIYYKDHSSMVSPPVSVRPPPPPPPPPPYNGQTSGPLISNNNPLLNPPSAPIVTSKTRPPPTPPPPPTPPPLPTPPLKENIAVGAGHPPPPTPPPPPPPTPPLKENIAFRAGHPLPPTPPPPPPTPPLKENIAVRAGHPPPPPPPPPHSGQAAGPRIPSSVPPPPPAPINSSKHYDPASVKSSPVPSVPPPPAPSVKGVPGSLSLGSIGNSSPNGGRGRIISRTISSKNNQTKKLRPLHWLKLTRAMSGSLWAEAQKSGDAAKAPEIDMSELENLFSAAVPTSDHGRKSKSGSAGPKSDKVQLIDHRRAYNCEIMLSKVKVPLHDLMSSVLALEDSALDVDQVENLIKFCPTKEEMELLKGYTGEKEKLGKCEQFFLELMQVPRVESKLRVFSFKIQFHSQVSDLRSSLSTVYSAAEEIKGSVKLKRIMQTVLSLGNALNQGTARGSAIGFRLDSLLKLTDTRAQNKKTTLMHYLCKL; this is encoded by the exons atggctTTGCTACGTAAATTGTTTTTCCGGAAACCACCTGATGGGCTACTTGAGATCTGCGAGCGAGTTTACG TATTTGACTGCTGCTTCACTACTGATGCTTGGAGTGAAGATAGTTATAAGGAATATATTGGTGGGGTAGCCGGTCAACTTCGAGATCACTTGCCCGATTCTCAATTCTTGGTATTTCATTTTCGTGAAGGGCAGGCAAATACTGAGATTACTGACATTTTGTCCGAGTATGGTATGACCATAATGGACTATCCTCGGCACTTTGAGGGTTGCCCGGTGCTGACGATAGAGGTTATCCATCATTTTCTAAAATCAAGTGAAAGTTGGCTTGCACTTGGGAATGTGCTGTTGATGCACTGTGAACGTGGTGGTTGGCCGGTTTTGGCTTTCATGCTGGCTGCGCTCTTGATCTATAGGAAGTTGCATAGCGGAGAGCAGAAGACCTTAGACATGGTTTACAAGCAGGCTCCCCGTGAGCTTTTGCAATTGATGTCCCCACTAAATCCAATACCTTCTCAGCTGAGGTATCTACAGTATGTCTCGAGGAGGAATGTTGCCTTAGAATGGCCACCATTGGATAGAGCACTCACCTTGGATTGCATCATTCTCAGATTAATTCCTAATTTTGGTGGACAGGGGGGTTGTCGTCCAATATTTCGTGTATATGGACAGGATCCTTTTCTTGTAGCTGATAAAACCCCCAAAGCTTTATACGCTCCAAAAGGAAGCAAAACTGTCCGGGCTTACAAGCAG GCAGAATGCGAACTGGTTAAAATAGACATCAATTGCCATATTCAAGGTGATGTTGTGGTTGAGTGTGTTTGTTTGAATGATGACATGGAACGTGAAGAGATGATGTTCCGTGTCACATTTAACACAGCTTTTATTAGGTCTAATATATTGATTGTAAACCGGGATGAAATTGACATATTGTGGAATGCTAAGGATCAATTTCCTAAGGACTTCAGAGCAGAG ATTCTTTTCTCAGAGATGGATGCTGCTGCTTCCATTGTTCTGGGTGATGTCTCATGCTTTGAGGAGGAGGGCCTTCCCATGGAGGCATTTGCAAAAGTTCGAGAGATCTTCAATTATGTGGACTGGTTAGATCCTAAGGCCGATGCAGCGCTAAATGTGCTCCAGCAGGAGCTAAGTCCTAGAAAGCACTGGCAGAAAAAGAAGCCCACGTTTTTTGAAAATAAGGATAATAGCTCCTTATCGTCATCCCTGGATATTCAGTCCCTTAAGGTGGCTGAGCCCCATGACATACAGATTGCACTTCAATTGCCCTCTCAATCTGACATCATGTTCCAAGGGATGCCTCAATCTTCTAAGTCAACCACAGTCTCCCGTAAATCTGTGCAAGGTACACCTGTAACCCCAACTTTTGGTATTGAATATCAGTCACATGACTGTGCCTTATCTGAAGGTGCCAAAGTCACTCAACCTGCGCCTGTTCCTCCAACTGTTTCAGAGCCCCCATTGGCAGTTTCACATGCCCCTGAATCTGTGGATACCAATAGTGTTACAATTGCACCCAAAACACCTCCACCTGctcctccaccaccacctctCTTGACTGATTGTTCTACGAAAACTCTTCCTTCTCTTTCCCCACCTCCTCCATTGCCACCTCATCAACTTTCAGAAGCTACGCATTCTTTACTTACCaatgatatttattataaaGATCATTCATCAATGGTTAGCCCACCAGTTAGTGTTAggccacctccacctccaccaccaccccctcctTATAATGGACAAACTTCAGGTCCTTTAATCTCCAACAATAATCCGTTACTTAATCCTCCTTCAGCTCCTATAGTTACTTCAAAAACTAGGCCACCTCCAactccaccaccacctccaacaCCACCTCCTCTGCCAACACCTCCTTTGAAGGAGAATATAGCTGTTGGAGCTGGACATCCTCCACCTCCaactcctccaccacctcctcctccaacGCCTCCTTTGAAGGAGAATATAGCTTTTAGAGCTGGGCATCCTCTGCCTCCAactccaccacctcctcctccaacACCTCCTTTGAAGGAGAATATAGCTGTTAGAGCTGGACatcctccacctccacctcctccCCCTCCTCATTCAGGGCAGGCTGCTGGTCCTAGAATTCCATCTTCAgtgccaccacctcctcctgCCCCCATAAATTCATCCAAGCACTATGACCCTGCATCAGTGAAATCCTCACCTGTTCCATCTGTGCCCCCTCCTCCAGCTCCCTCTGTTAAAGGAGTGCCAGGTTCGCTTTCTCTAGGTAGTATTGGGAATAGTTCTCCCAATGGTGGAAGGGGCCGAATTATTTCACGTACTATAAGCTCAAAGaataatcaaactaaaaaactGAGGCCATTGCATTGGTTGAAATTAACAAGAGCAATGTCAGGAAGTCTTTGGGCTGAGGCACAAAAATCTGGTGATGCTGCCAA GGCTCCAGAGATTGACATGTCAGAGCTAGAGAATCTTTTCTCAGCAGCAGTTCCAACTTCAGATCATGGCAGGAAGTCTAAGAGTGGCTCAGCGGGGCCAAAATCAGATAAAGTGCAACTG ATTGACCACAGGCGGGCATATAACTGTGAAATCATGCTTTCTAAGGTGAAAGTGCCATTGCATGACTTAATG AGTTCAGTGCTTGCCCTGGAAGATTCAGCTTTAGATGTGGATCAGGTCGAGAATCTCATAAAGTTCTGTCCAACAAAAGAGGAGATGGAACTACTTAAG GGCTACACGGGAGAAAAGGAAAAGTTAGGGAAATGTGAACAG TTCTTCTTAGAGTTAATGCAAGTACCACGTGTAGAAAGTAAGCTCAGAGTTTTTTCATTCAAGATACAGTTCCATTCCCAG GTTTCTGACCTCAGAAGCAGCCTCAGTACTGTCTACTCTGCTGCAGAAGAG ATCAAGGGTTCTGTCAAACTGAAGAGAATTATGCAGACAGTTCTTTCATTAGGAAATGCTTTGAACCAGGGAACTGCTAGGG